AAAGGCAGCACGATGTCGTCAGCTATGATGACTGGAATGCAGCCAAAAACCACAGCCTCCACCAACCTAGGACTCCATGGCGCCCACCCCAACGGGCATAAGCAGAAGACGGAGCGCTGCATATCTTCATAGTAGGTGGCAGGGTGTTCGGTGGAGATATCAAACAGAGGATTATTCTTGAAGTTCTCCCACAATGAAGCTCGAGCACCTCTGCATAACAGACTCGATAAAGTTAGTGATAGAATCAAATATCAGTAGCAAGATATGTATCGTCTCTGGGAGTATTCTTACCTTGCGTAATACCCACCCTCAGGGTCGTTCCCATTGTCATAGAACAAACCTCTGAAGTAAATGAAGATTGAGCGGGGAGTATCAGGAGGAATTAAGTGAGCCTGCATTTTCTGTGGTGGCGCAAATGGTGGTATAGTAATAGATCCCTCTTTCAAGCAAACATGATTCTTCTGTCCAAATGTTTGAACCAATGTAGCACGGCGTAGCAACGGAAGAATTCCACGCGCAATAGCATTCTCTTCCTACAAAGACAAATGGCCACTACACATATAAGTTCAGAACAAATGGCTGCTGAAGCCTGGTATACCGGCTCAAAGTTTTACTGTTAGTGAAACTAAATCGTGACCAGCTGTAGTAGTACCAAGAAAAAGGAAGGTACGAAGCAGGTAAGGCGATATACCCTTACCTGATAGTGAAAGCATGCCGCAAAATCATGTGGAGCGACAAAGAAATGATCTCCTCCATCAGTTCTATTCCAGAAAGGCCACCTCTTTGAAATGAACTGGATCGCGCTTCTCATCATCCTTGGAGACTTGAACGGTAACGGAAGTCCAGCACGAGTTAGATCACAAGTAGTGTAAACAGGAGCATAGAACCAATCGGCCTCTTCAGGGTTAACCGTCCTCACTGCACTAGAGAGCAAGAAACGGTGCATGAATATCTCAGCGGCAAACATGTGGTTGAGGCATCGGGGATCCTTGGTGACAAGCCTCTTGTTGTACTTGCTTGGCAAGTCGTAGACGAAAACCTTCAACTTGCCAACAGGATTGTCTTCTAGAACATCACCAGCACTTCCTGCAGGTCAATGATGTTGGTTGAGTAGAAGAACACAACAATCTCCACATGAAACGGACAAACAGAGGAGACCaatcatgtactccctctgttccgaattacttgtcgcaggtatggatgtatctagatgtattttagttctagatacatccatttctgcgacgagtaatttgaaacggagggagtaactaTAATGAACCGAACAGGCTAATAAGTAACTAATGATGTGGGAAAAATCATGTGTACATACGACAACTAATGGTGTACCGACGAAATGCGAGTATATGAGGGAAGTCCATTTTCAATAAAgcatttagacatgatgcatcgCTCAGAAAAGTATATCATATCATCATCGGGTATTATTGGCCAACTACCTATCCTACAACTGCTCCATTAATTGGACCTTGGACGCATACATGGGACATATGCATCAAGCATAATTTTTATATAATCATACCACGATGCCACCACTCATGGTAGCTGAGCGGGACGCTGTCAGTGGCATTACTCAAGAATTTCCAATTGCAGGTCGTGCAGGCAGACACGCATGCCACTTGACAAGAAGGAAATTCAGAGAGTCCCAAACTAATTACACTATCAAATTCAGAGAGTCCCAAACTAATTACACTATCAAATTCAGAGAGTCCTATTAGTATATTACACGATTGAAAGTTGAAACGCGACAAGGGAAAAATCCCAACTGGGGAACTGAATGACTCCACAATTTAACAAATTATTTGCACGCTCGCGATTCACGACCTAACAATCAGAACTCATCACCAGGGCAAGGCAGAGCAAGGGGAGGTCACCTGAGATGCGCTCGGTGTTCCGCTGAGCCTCCCTCCCACTCCCATCCAGCTCGTCGACGGCGGCCGCCGGCGGTAGCAAGAGAGGGGAGAAGCAGGTGGCCACAAGGAGTGCCGCCACAGGAAGAAGCCGCCCATGCCTCGCGCCCACCATGGGCGCCAACTTGCTCGGCTAGGTAGAAAGCAGAGGCTTCCCCGAGAGGCGGGACAGGGAAGAAGATGCGGGAGCGGCCCTTTAATcaggggggaggggagggggatgGAGAAGATTGCTGGAGTAGGAATGAGagggaagaggaagaagagagcgAAACCAGGGGTTTGTTTTGTTGCTTGCGATGACAGAATTCTGGAGCGGGGGGAATGGACTGGGTCAAGGAACACGTTTGACCACAACAACCGCAACTACGAGTTAGGccgttttttttttttgagaaatacGAGTTGTGCCAAATGGTCGCTTGAGACTAAACGCGCGCAAACAGCCAAACACCCGTTTTTATCCGTCGTCAACGCATTTCCAACTCAAATTTGAGCTGCATTTGCGTCGAGATGGACAGCGTCTGTATGGGCTGGACGCACGTCCTTGTTCTCCACTGCTTCGCCTGTCAGGGACACAATGCTCCCATTTTCTCTCTCATTCCCCAAAACCCTCCCGCACTCCCCCTCCCCTCCCTCCATGGCTGGAGCCCCGAAGAAATCTGCCGACCCAACCGCCACCACCACCTGCCCCGCGGCGAAGAAGAAGAAACCGTGGTCGGAGCTCACGCCGGCGGAGATCGCACGGCTCGACATAGAATCGGCCAAGAGGAGGGCCCGACGGACCATTCAGGCGAAGAAGATAGCCGCTATCGACCTTGCCCTGGAGGTCGCGGCCGCGTAGCACAGGGCGCCGTCGAGGACAACGAGGCCATTGTCGCCAAGGGCATGCAGGCGGCGACGACGCACGACCTCCTCATGCTAGGGTTGTGCTGACCCGCACCAACCATTTTCTCCGCCGTAGCCATAGCCGCAGCGAGCAAAGGCTCGCAGGCCTATCGACCTTGCCCTGGAGGTCGCGGCCGCGTAGCACAGGGCGCCGTCGAGGACAACGAGGCCATTGTCGCCAAGGTCATGCAGGCGGCGACGACGCACGACCTCCTCATGCTAGGGTTGTGCTGACCCGCACCAACCATTTTCTCCGCCGTAGCCATGGCCGCAGCGAGCAAAGGCTCGTCGGTCGTTCACCCTCCGCAGTACCAATCGTCGGGCTCCTTCAAAAGGAACAACCCGGAATTGCATGTTTAGGGAGGTTCTTTTTCAGGATGGCAAGGATGCCGACCGCTGGCTTTATTACCGGCGAAAAAACTTAGGGGTAGTTCCTTTTAAAGGTTGGCATGTGTGCCGGCCACTAGTGCTCTGGCCGACATGAATTGTGGCCACTGGCATGAACTACGGTCGTGATGCCAAAATTTCATGTATCCCTTCGCAAGAAATTCCAGGTGGCTGGACGAAATGCACCCGACCGTTGGGCGCACGGCCAATGTAAACGTAGAAAAGGCCGAATACCGCCACTTTGCCCGACCCAAACGGATAAAATAGACGTCTGTTTGGAGTTGTGCGCTGGAGTTGGCCTTACATTTGATATGCACGAACATTTTTTGTACTGTATAAGGGCACTTTCAGTGTAGTGGGCAGGAAGTATCATTGGAATAGGAAGCTCGTAAAAAATAAGATGTCATGTATATCTAATTTACATTCTGTGAATAAAAATAGAAAAGAAGTATATgattttttcattgagtctagaTTGATGTTTATTTTCCTCTAAAATATGGAGGATATGAATAGTTCCTAAGTAGGACTAAAATTATATTCATACAAACCAAATGACTCTAGGAATTTTTCGTATAGGAATCCTATCCTATTCCAAATCAAAGGAGGCCTAAAATATTATAGCTCTACCTTTTTCTCTTCTTGACTCATGTTTCCACTTTTGTTCCACTCATCATGTGACACAAATGGAACGGGCATGAGAGCATCTACAATCAGACCCTTCACTTCCCCAACCGCTCAAACCGAAAAACGGCACCCAGCTGGACTTCCAAAGCCAGTCCATACACATGGGTTGTTTGACACCACATATATATATGGGTGGTCCACCCGGACGTGACAGTCACCCTCAGACATGCTCTAAACCCCTACAAATTGACCAAGTCCACTAAATCGGCCACCCTCCCTTCCTCCCGCCTCTGTCCCCCCTTTCCCGCATCTGTATCGTCGCCTTTTACCACCCTTGCCCCACTTCTGCCCTGTCGTCCTAACTGTCGACGCACAATACGTCGCCCCCACCACCATGGATGATAGCCCAGCAGAGTCCATTGAGGTTCCTACTGTGCAAGGCTTAGACCGTAGCCCGGAGGGAGGGGCATGCCTGCGAAGTAGCAGAGAAGGATGTTGCGTTGAAGGAGGTCGTCGACATGGACTTCCTCGGGTCTGCACCATGCACCCTTCCCATGGGACCCGCCTGTCCCCATCATGCACCCTGCCCGTGAGACCCGCCCTCAGCCACAACCTCAGCCGACTCTGTTTCGGTCTCGCAATGGTTGTGCACGCCGGATGGCTTGACGCATATGGAAGAGGATGGCACGGAGGACAAGATGTACAAGTCGCCACAACTCCAACTATTGCGGACAACGTCATGAGTCACCGGCGCTGGGCATTCCCACGTCCCATTCGATTAAATTCTGGACCTAGATACAGAGGTATTTTCTTGCCTCGTATGCATTTTCGGATCAAATGTTGGGATGATTGCCTCATTGAGATGCATCTTTTAGGACACATTCATGGTGAACTTGATATATGATGGTTAATAAGCTTCACATTATGACTTGGGTGATACCAACTCCCCTTCGTTTCATGTTGGGTAAAATCGGGCACTGAAAAGAAGAAGACAACGAAGGCAAGATGACTAACATTCAGAACCCATGAAGATGTGTTGTTGTGTCAAGCTTGGTTGGCCACAAGCATGGATCCTATTTGTGGAACTAAGCAAAAGGGCACAAAGCATTCACGAAAAAAATCACAAACATGACCATGAACACAAAACATTATGCAGAGCCAATTGCTATCCATTCCACTCGCAATGAGGGCTCTCTCCAACATAGATGGCCCACCACCCAATAGTCAATGAACAAGTTTTGCGATTTCTATGCACAAGCGGTTGGCTAGAACCAAAGTAGCGTAGGAATTGAAAGTCACGTAAGTTTGACTTTCTTCAGATTGTCATAATTTGTATTGCTTTCTTCATTTCTTGCATTATCTTAAGTGATTCTTGTTTGTCAAATGGGGTTGGCTGCCCCTTTTACCAACACATTGAGGAAAAAACATTCACTATCTGTCTTGTTGGTTGAAATTGAATGGAAACCTAAGTGGCAAACTCTCTATAATGAGCTCAAGAACTCCACTAATAAGATGAAGAAAAACGATGACTCAAACTCTCATCAATCTATTGGATTGGATGACAATGATGTGCCAAGTGGAGGGGCGACCGGAGATGGGACCGTGACAAAGAGGGAATGTGGGGTGATGGGAAAGAAGTAGGAGAAGGAGAGGGCCGCGCATGGCAACGGGATAAGCAAACTGTCTGCCACATGGACACACATTTTTTCCACcaagggaagaagaaggaggagaggtacAAGCTCTTCTTGGATGTGCAAACGGATAGGATGTTGTTTGACCGggagagggtgcgcgagaggtTGAACATTGAGAGGGAGATGATAGACAtggagaagaaagagaaatgggcAAAATGGGAGATTGAAAAGGCCAAGGCATTGGAACCAAATGAGATCGAGAGAAGTTGAGGCTCGCAAGGGACTCGGAGGAGTCGGGGATCATATTGCATGACACTAGCCTCTTGGATGAGAAATCAAGAAGTGATTTGACAACAAGAAGGAAATCAACAAACGCAACAAGAGAGTCGACTGATTCATTTATGTATCACCTATGTATGAATTGTTGAATTTTATTTCGGCTTGTGTTGAATTGTTGAGTCATGTTTTACTTTGATTGTTGAACATATAACTTGTGTAATGCATCACAATTAATTATTCACATATTGT
The genomic region above belongs to Triticum urartu cultivar G1812 unplaced genomic scaffold, Tu2.1 TuUngrouped_contig_6739, whole genome shotgun sequence and contains:
- the LOC125531032 gene encoding probable glucuronosyltransferase Os02g0520750, which encodes MVGARHGRLLPVAALLVATCFSPLLLPPAAAVDELDGSGREAQRNTERISGSAGDVLEDNPVGKLKVFVYDLPSKYNKRLVTKDPRCLNHMFAAEIFMHRFLLSSAVRTVNPEEADWFYAPVYTTCDLTRAGLPLPFKSPRMMRSAIQFISKRWPFWNRTDGGDHFFVAPHDFAACFHYQEENAIARGILPLLRRATLVQTFGQKNHVCLKEGSITIPPFAPPQKMQAHLIPPDTPRSIFIYFRGLFYDNGNDPEGGYYARGARASLWENFKNNPLFDISTEHPATYYEDMQRSVFCLCPLGWAPWSPRLVEAVVFGCIPVIIADDIVLPFADAIPWDEIGVFVDEEDVPKLDSILTSIPIDDILRKQRLLANPSMKKAMLFPQPAQPRDAFHQILNGLARKLPHPETIYLQPGEKHLNWTAGPVGDLKPW